Proteins encoded in a region of the Synechococcus sp. BIOS-U3-1 genome:
- a CDS encoding 3'(2'),5'-bisphosphate nucleotidase CysQ family protein: MMPTAMNLPAGISQDSLLETLRPLCWGAADILRAYTRGEQPPHGFSRALSVDNGGEGPVSAADLAVNQWLLDGLGSAFPDAGWTLLSEETAKEQLTAGEPLPAEWLWILDPLDGTKDFLQGTGEYAVHLALVQGQRPVLGVVLLPEADELWFGLVGDGSWCENRSGKSSPVRFSDRSAEGELIMVASRSHRDARLEQLIAALPLAGSKAVGSVGCKVATILRGETDLYISLSGKTAPKDWDMAAPEAVLLAAGGAFTHADGRPLTYNTGDVRQAGCLIASNGKAHAALEKRAARAMERIDPDFQV; this comes from the coding sequence ATGATGCCGACTGCGATGAATCTGCCCGCTGGCATCAGTCAGGACAGCCTTCTCGAGACACTGCGCCCTCTGTGCTGGGGAGCCGCCGATATTTTGCGGGCTTATACCCGCGGTGAGCAGCCTCCCCATGGTTTTTCCCGAGCTCTAAGTGTTGACAATGGTGGAGAGGGGCCAGTGTCTGCCGCGGATCTGGCCGTGAATCAATGGTTGCTCGATGGTCTGGGTTCAGCGTTCCCTGATGCTGGCTGGACCTTGCTGAGCGAGGAGACGGCTAAGGAGCAGCTCACTGCTGGGGAGCCTTTGCCGGCCGAATGGCTCTGGATTCTGGATCCTCTCGATGGCACCAAGGATTTTTTGCAAGGCACCGGTGAATACGCGGTGCATTTGGCGCTTGTGCAGGGTCAGCGTCCTGTACTGGGAGTGGTGTTGCTTCCCGAGGCTGATGAGCTCTGGTTTGGCCTGGTGGGTGATGGCAGCTGGTGCGAAAACCGCAGCGGCAAGAGCAGCCCCGTTCGCTTCAGCGACCGCTCTGCAGAGGGAGAACTGATCATGGTGGCGAGCCGCAGTCATCGGGATGCTCGCCTGGAACAACTGATCGCGGCTCTTCCCCTCGCCGGCTCCAAGGCTGTGGGCAGTGTGGGCTGCAAGGTGGCCACCATTTTGCGTGGTGAGACCGATCTCTACATCTCGTTGTCGGGCAAGACTGCTCCCAAAGACTGGGATATGGCAGCCCCTGAGGCTGTATTACTAGCGGCTGGTGGTGCCTTCACTCATGCGGATGGTCGTCCGCTCACTTACAACACCGGAGACGTACGTCAGGCAGGTTGTCTGATCGCTAGCAATGGAAAAGCCCATGCCGCGCTTGAGAAGCGAGCGGCACGGGCTATGGAGAGAATTGATCCAGATTTTCAGGTCTGA
- the rsmI gene encoding 16S rRNA (cytidine(1402)-2'-O)-methyltransferase, with translation MKQRAEPEAGVLYLVGTPIGNLGDLSPRARALLVAVDTIACEDTRHSGQLLTALGSKARRCSFHQHNMYGRIPQLLNDLSNGHSIAVISDAGLPGISDPGEELVAAARQAGHAVICIPGPCAATTALISSGLPSGRFCFEGFLPSRGRERRNRLAAVVAEERTTVLYEAPHRLVKLLEELQELCGDQRALQVTRELTKRHEQQVGPNVIAGLTHFKEHPPQGEFTLVLGGAPQEKSITMNDEQCRQQLAALIKQGMKPGDAAKDLARSAGRSRRELYALLHEEQNQAD, from the coding sequence GTGAAGCAACGCGCCGAACCGGAAGCTGGTGTTCTTTATCTAGTGGGTACGCCGATCGGAAATTTGGGCGACCTCTCACCGAGAGCACGGGCCCTGCTGGTTGCTGTAGACACAATCGCCTGCGAAGACACCCGACACAGCGGCCAACTGCTCACTGCTCTGGGATCGAAAGCACGACGCTGCAGCTTCCATCAGCACAACATGTACGGGCGCATCCCCCAACTGCTGAACGATCTCAGTAACGGTCACAGCATTGCTGTGATCAGTGATGCCGGACTGCCTGGGATCAGTGACCCCGGAGAAGAGCTCGTCGCTGCAGCACGACAAGCAGGCCATGCCGTGATCTGCATCCCCGGGCCCTGCGCCGCCACGACAGCACTGATCAGCAGCGGTCTGCCGAGTGGCCGCTTCTGCTTTGAAGGGTTTCTACCGAGCAGGGGGCGCGAGCGGCGTAATCGGTTGGCAGCAGTGGTCGCAGAAGAACGCACGACGGTGCTGTACGAAGCTCCTCATCGACTGGTGAAACTGCTGGAAGAGCTGCAGGAACTCTGTGGTGATCAACGCGCCCTACAGGTGACACGTGAGCTGACCAAGCGTCACGAACAGCAGGTGGGGCCAAACGTGATCGCTGGCTTGACCCATTTCAAGGAGCATCCTCCCCAAGGTGAATTCACCCTGGTTCTGGGTGGGGCGCCACAAGAAAAGTCCATCACCATGAACGACGAACAGTGCCGTCAGCAACTCGCAGCACTGATCAAACAGGGTATGAAGCCCGGCGATGCAGCAAAGGATCTGGCCAGAAGCGCCGGACGGTCCCGGCGAGAGCTCTACGCACTACTGCATGAAGAGCAGAACCAGGCAGACTGA
- a CDS encoding helix-turn-helix domain-containing protein, with protein MALSRLTDSQKQELLVRYRAGESSAALADAYGCSANTVSRTVRTLLSPEEYDALKSARARAATITPQADPLEANDLPETGADPGQAAEQLLDSDQSESVEDDGSATLALDDADDFGAEDADDVGDDEAFDLPSDDVFQEIAVLPVDLPQVSREQVSCRPFAAGVLPDSVYMLVDKTVELDPRPLSEFPELGVLNPEELVRQALCLYSSPRSAKRQCGRSQRVIKVPDTKVFESTSRHLLARGITRLVLEGALYSLDN; from the coding sequence ATGGCACTAAGCCGGCTTACTGACAGTCAAAAGCAGGAGCTTTTGGTCCGTTATCGCGCCGGCGAGTCCAGCGCCGCTCTGGCTGATGCTTACGGATGTAGCGCCAACACCGTTAGCCGCACGGTCCGCACCCTGTTGTCTCCGGAGGAGTACGACGCGCTCAAGTCAGCACGAGCTCGCGCTGCAACAATTACGCCTCAGGCTGATCCCCTCGAAGCCAATGATCTGCCTGAAACGGGAGCGGATCCTGGGCAAGCCGCTGAGCAGCTCCTTGATTCTGACCAGTCAGAGTCGGTTGAAGACGATGGCAGCGCAACCCTTGCCCTCGACGATGCCGATGACTTCGGCGCTGAGGATGCTGATGATGTCGGTGATGACGAAGCCTTCGACTTGCCATCGGACGACGTCTTTCAAGAAATTGCCGTTCTGCCTGTTGATCTGCCGCAGGTGAGTCGGGAGCAGGTCAGCTGTCGACCCTTCGCGGCCGGTGTGCTCCCCGACAGTGTGTACATGCTGGTGGACAAGACCGTTGAGCTGGATCCAAGGCCGCTCAGTGAGTTCCCTGAACTGGGTGTTCTGAATCCGGAAGAGCTTGTGCGCCAGGCCTTGTGCCTGTACTCCAGCCCTCGTTCTGCAAAACGTCAGTGCGGCCGTAGTCAGCGTGTGATCAAGGTTCCCGATACCAAGGTTTTTGAGAGCACGTCTCGCCATCTGCTTGCCAGAGGAATCACTCGCCTCGTGCTTGAAGGCGCCCTGTATTCCCTCGACAACTGA
- a CDS encoding class IIb bacteriocin, lactobin A/cerein 7B family: MPEEQDKKQDAKQEPVKEELTDEELEGVSGGVDLAAIAIPMYSGHEDRA, from the coding sequence ATGCCTGAAGAGCAAGACAAGAAGCAGGACGCCAAGCAAGAGCCCGTCAAGGAAGAGCTGACTGATGAAGAGTTGGAAGGCGTCTCCGGCGGGGTGGACTTAGCAGCCATCGCAATACCCATGTACAGCGGACATGAGGATCGGGCCTGA
- a CDS encoding tetratricopeptide repeat protein: MSRRTTAIAAALSVLALGSPLITARADPLADIFNGIGLELYKQGDYQGAITEYTKAIEIKPNYVMAYYNRGIAKDMLSDYRGAIADYTKAIEINPQDASTYFNRGKAKVRLGDYRGSIADFTKSIQIHPEDATAYYRRAYSKSQLQDLKGACDDWRKAAEWGDEDAADGIWVFC; encoded by the coding sequence ATGTCACGCAGGACTACTGCCATTGCCGCAGCACTGTCTGTGCTTGCGCTCGGGTCTCCATTGATCACTGCAAGAGCGGACCCTTTGGCGGATATTTTTAACGGAATTGGATTGGAGCTATACAAGCAAGGTGATTATCAAGGAGCAATTACTGAGTACACCAAGGCAATAGAGATCAAACCTAACTATGTTATGGCTTACTACAATCGTGGGATTGCTAAGGATATGTTGAGTGATTATAGAGGAGCGATTGCTGATTACACCAAGGCAATAGAGATTAATCCTCAGGATGCCTCTACCTATTTCAATCGTGGTAAAGCCAAGGTTAGGTTAGGAGATTATCGAGGATCAATTGCTGATTTCACGAAGTCAATCCAGATTCATCCTGAGGATGCCACTGCCTATTACAGACGTGCTTATTCCAAGAGTCAATTACAAGACCTAAAAGGTGCCTGTGATGATTGGAGAAAAGCAGCAGAATGGGGAGATGAAGATGCTGCTGATGGGATATGGGTGTTCTGTTAG
- a CDS encoding Nif11-like leader peptide family natural product precursor — MSKEQLKAFITKVKGDSGLQEKLKAAKSPEDVVGIAKEHGHEFTADKFGQLSEEELESLSGGTDFCYVNTGG, encoded by the coding sequence ATGTCCAAAGAACAACTCAAGGCATTCATCACCAAAGTTAAAGGCGATTCCGGTCTTCAGGAGAAGCTAAAAGCAGCTAAGTCACCTGAAGATGTTGTGGGCATTGCTAAAGAACACGGCCACGAATTCACTGCTGATAAGTTCGGTCAGCTCAGCGAAGAGGAGCTAGAAAGCTTATCTGGTGGCACTGATTTTTGTTATGTCAATACTGGTGGATGA
- a CDS encoding Nif11-like leader peptide family natural product precursor yields the protein MSLEQLKAFLEKVKGDPSLQDKLKAAKSPEDVVGIAKEHGFEFTADKITELSEEELESVAGGLMKDTHKRTGGFGSHCGAGCCW from the coding sequence GTGTCACTAGAACAACTCAAGGCATTCCTAGAGAAGGTCAAAGGCGACCCCAGCCTTCAAGACAAACTAAAAGCAGCAAAGTCACCTGAAGATGTTGTAGGCATTGCCAAAGAGCACGGCTTCGAATTCACTGCTGATAAGATTACTGAACTCAGTGAAGAGGAACTAGAAAGCGTGGCTGGAGGACTTATGAAGGATACTCATAAACGCACTGGTGGCTTCGGCTCACACTGTGGGGCAGGTTGTTGCTGGTAA
- a CDS encoding Nif11-like leader peptide family natural product precursor produces MSLEQLKAFLAKVNEDSNLQEKLKGAKSPEDVVSIAKEHGHDFALEHINQLTDKELEGVSGGTAITPIIAATNAASNALRVAGQSCG; encoded by the coding sequence ATGTCCCTAGAACAACTCAAAGCCTTCCTCGCCAAGGTCAATGAAGATTCCAACCTTCAGGAGAAACTCAAAGGAGCAAAGTCACCTGAAGATGTTGTAAGCATTGCTAAAGAACATGGTCATGACTTTGCTCTCGAACATATCAACCAGTTGACTGACAAAGAGCTTGAAGGCGTATCAGGCGGCACTGCTATTACTCCAATAATTGCTGCTACAAATGCTGCAAGCAATGCTTTGAGAGTCGCAGGCCAAAGTTGCGGTTAA
- a CDS encoding Nif11-like leader peptide family natural product precursor, with protein MSLEQLKAFLEKVKGDTTLQEKLKAAKSPEDVVGIAKEHGHEFTADKISQLSEEELEGVSGGGSKGGSVCEPECR; from the coding sequence ATGTCCCTAGAACAACTCAAAGCCTTCCTCGAAAAGGTCAAAGGCGACACCACGCTTCAGGAAAAACTAAAAGCAGCTAAGTCCCCTGAAGATGTTGTGGGTATTGCTAAAGAACATGGTCATGAATTCACTGCTGATAAGATCAGTCAGCTCAGTGAAGAGGAGCTAGAAGGTGTTTCGGGTGGTGGCTCTAAAGGTGGATCTGTTTGTGAACCTGAGTGTAGGTGA
- a CDS encoding DUF3104 domain-containing protein, which yields MVVCCFVVFPKCANHFFIYWVGPLFNCSGLQFSLRSYGPRRCWLPVFSDIVFVFRWRPTFTFVFPFYSKNCFGVDPQEKAKKVKTGSKLRDLFQIADVDTGMIRWVNAYLMTHVIPGLG from the coding sequence GTGGTTGTTTGCTGTTTTGTTGTATTTCCTAAGTGTGCCAATCATTTTTTTATCTATTGGGTTGGCCCTTTATTCAATTGTAGTGGTTTACAGTTTAGTCTTAGGTCTTACGGGCCCCGACGCTGCTGGCTACCCGTATTTAGCGATATTGTATTTGTTTTTCGTTGGCGCCCCACTTTCACTTTTGTCTTCCCTTTTTATTCCAAAAATTGTTTTGGGGTGGATCCGCAAGAGAAGGCTAAGAAGGTTAAGACGGGTTCGAAGTTGAGGGACCTGTTCCAGATCGCTGATGTGGATACAGGCATGATCCGCTGGGTCAACGCTTACCTGATGACGCATGTGATTCCCGGACTTGGATGA
- a CDS encoding Nif11-like leader peptide family natural product precursor, with protein MTKEQLKPFLEKVRGNTTLQEKLKAAADTDAVVATAEEAGFSISAEDLQKAQPELSGKELERMAGGDAGGDVGSLWSYFCQSHCQNVCN; from the coding sequence ATGACTAAAGAACAACTCAAACCCTTCCTGGAAAAAGTCAGAGGCAACACCACTCTTCAGGAGAAGCTCAAAGCAGCTGCCGATACTGATGCCGTTGTGGCGACTGCCGAAGAAGCCGGTTTCAGCATCTCTGCTGAAGACTTGCAGAAAGCTCAACCAGAGCTTTCAGGCAAAGAACTTGAGAGAATGGCTGGCGGTGATGCTGGTGGTGATGTTGGATCACTTTGGTCTTATTTTTGCCAGTCACATTGTCAAAATGTCTGTAATTGA
- a CDS encoding DUF3303 domain-containing protein, whose product MARFMIQWCAPAPTEKYANAIVDYISNGKTMDEFAGFKVLARQIHPHTGGGVLLVEADNMAAVQKHTYPWTKGLGVTATITPGLSDEEFVELEGSTPN is encoded by the coding sequence ATGGCACGTTTCATGATCCAGTGGTGCGCTCCTGCTCCTACTGAGAAGTACGCAAACGCCATCGTTGATTACATCAGCAACGGTAAGACGATGGATGAATTTGCCGGGTTCAAAGTACTGGCACGTCAGATCCACCCCCATACCGGTGGAGGCGTACTACTGGTGGAAGCCGACAACATGGCAGCAGTTCAGAAGCACACATATCCCTGGACCAAGGGTCTCGGAGTCACCGCGACGATTACCCCCGGCCTTAGCGACGAGGAGTTTGTCGAGCTGGAAGGGAGTACCCCCAACTGA
- a CDS encoding DUF1651 domain-containing protein: protein MVFRLVDRRIRQTPPMPNKDRPLVDRHAPKDGVGWLLNDQEQKVCSFTNSNPTAHAQWVVVETRPLRGSAQPVIRRMLRHNAIEAWETMQKSGGWKRCQPRW, encoded by the coding sequence ATGGTCTTTCGCTTGGTGGACAGACGAATTCGCCAGACTCCACCGATGCCAAACAAGGACCGTCCACTTGTTGACCGACATGCACCGAAGGACGGTGTCGGTTGGTTGTTGAACGACCAGGAGCAAAAGGTCTGCAGCTTCACCAACAGCAATCCAACAGCTCATGCCCAGTGGGTCGTCGTGGAGACCAGGCCATTACGCGGCAGTGCTCAGCCGGTCATTCGCAGGATGCTGCGCCACAACGCCATCGAGGCTTGGGAGACCATGCAGAAGTCAGGTGGCTGGAAACGCTGTCAGCCCAGGTGGTGA
- a CDS encoding DUF3104 domain-containing protein codes for MGQVIHCGGGARDPSIHNLFQIADVDSGVIRWVNADFVTHILARAPGQ; via the coding sequence ATGGGCCAGGTGATCCACTGCGGCGGCGGTGCCCGTGATCCGAGCATCCACAATCTCTTTCAGATCGCTGATGTGGATTCAGGCGTGATCCGCTGGGTCAACGCTGATTTCGTGACCCACATCCTCGCGAGGGCTCCGGGGCAATAA
- a CDS encoding Nif11-like leader peptide family RiPP precursor has protein sequence MTQEQLNAILVKLEGDRSLQEKIKAAKSTEEVVDTARAEGFAISANLFNLPVKITEEELEATNAGQFGSWCQCHQNTHCKNYTADN, from the coding sequence ATGACTCAAGAACAACTCAATGCAATTCTCGTAAAACTCGAAGGTGACAGAAGCCTTCAGGAGAAAATCAAGGCTGCAAAGTCAACAGAAGAGGTTGTTGATACTGCGAGAGCAGAGGGTTTTGCGATATCTGCCAACCTTTTCAATCTACCCGTTAAAATTACAGAGGAGGAGCTTGAAGCTACAAACGCCGGACAGTTTGGATCTTGGTGCCAATGCCACCAAAATACGCACTGCAAAAACTATACGGCTGACAACTGA
- a CDS encoding lactate/malate family dehydrogenase produces MRLAVIGASGHCGRQLVVQILDRGLIPSGGTLQLVGHHGDVSEMGVHALRADLTDAFCDNAPSIEVVIDPECINADVVVMLAGRTLSTNPTEKADRAQLGKDNAELFEQYAIALASSSEPPLVIVQSNPVELGVQIFAEALGRHRVIGAGAWSDTLRFRAELARDLDVRRTHIRAWTLGQHGDHLVPCISQIEASGIPQWRLASLQSELKRCGSSVDYPLRLQDGRKILLHHLEQNEWQQAETFLNRCTADLRTGLRPFLTHFTSRGHTTEVMTAHAVTDLVACLAEARPQVIAAQVLLKGELANCGDSVLGVPVLLGVHGWDKVYELDLDKDELKALQQAAKAINDATMTCRK; encoded by the coding sequence ATGCGCCTCGCTGTAATCGGAGCCTCGGGCCACTGCGGTCGCCAGCTAGTTGTACAAATCCTCGATCGAGGTTTAATCCCAAGCGGTGGGACGCTCCAGCTGGTCGGACATCATGGGGACGTCAGTGAGATGGGTGTTCACGCGCTTCGCGCAGATCTCACTGATGCCTTTTGTGATAACGCTCCATCCATCGAGGTGGTTATTGACCCTGAGTGCATCAACGCCGATGTGGTGGTGATGTTGGCTGGGCGTACCCTCAGCACAAACCCAACAGAAAAGGCCGACCGCGCTCAGCTAGGGAAAGACAACGCCGAGCTTTTCGAACAATATGCAATTGCCCTTGCAAGTAGCTCAGAGCCACCTCTTGTCATTGTTCAGTCCAATCCAGTGGAATTAGGTGTTCAAATCTTTGCTGAAGCTCTGGGCCGGCATCGAGTCATCGGAGCTGGTGCTTGGTCAGACACACTTCGCTTCCGAGCAGAGCTGGCCAGGGACCTAGATGTGCGGCGAACCCACATTCGTGCTTGGACTCTTGGGCAACATGGCGATCACCTTGTTCCGTGTATTAGTCAAATTGAAGCGTCAGGGATTCCACAATGGCGTTTAGCAAGCCTTCAGTCTGAGTTGAAGCGATGCGGATCTTCAGTTGACTACCCATTAAGACTTCAAGATGGACGTAAAATCCTGCTACATCATCTAGAGCAAAACGAATGGCAGCAAGCAGAGACGTTTCTCAATAGATGTACAGCGGATCTTCGAACAGGTTTACGGCCTTTTCTCACTCACTTCACCAGCCGGGGACATACGACTGAGGTCATGACAGCTCATGCAGTGACCGACTTAGTGGCATGCTTGGCTGAAGCCAGGCCGCAAGTGATAGCCGCACAAGTTCTCTTGAAAGGAGAGTTGGCCAACTGTGGAGACAGTGTCCTTGGCGTTCCTGTTCTTTTGGGTGTACATGGCTGGGATAAGGTTTACGAACTGGATCTTGATAAAGACGAACTAAAAGCCCTTCAACAAGCCGCCAAAGCCATCAACGATGCAACGATGACGTGTCGTAAATAG
- a CDS encoding DUF3303 domain-containing protein, whose product MADLERLDAPWVELIGGSEPERAPVPSREYASAIGDYISNRTPLDEFAGFKVLARQIHPHTGGGMLLIEADNMTAVQKHTYPEQGISASRRRLSLALAMRSLLNWREV is encoded by the coding sequence TTGGCTGATCTAGAGCGGCTGGATGCTCCCTGGGTGGAACTGATAGGCGGCAGTGAACCAGAACGCGCTCCGGTTCCTAGTAGGGAATACGCCAGTGCCATCGGTGATTACATCAGCAACCGCACGCCCTTGGATGAATTTGCAGGATTCAAAGTACTGGCACGTCAGATCCACCCTCATACCGGTGGAGGCATGCTGCTGATAGAAGCCGACAACATGACAGCAGTACAGAAGCACACCTACCCCGAACAAGGGATCTCGGCATCACGGCGACGATTATCCCTGGCCTTAGCGATGAGGAGTTTGTTAAACTGGAGAGAAGTATGA
- a CDS encoding NHLP family bacteriocin export ABC transporter peptidase/permease/ATPase subunit: protein MVRTPTVLQMENTECGAASLSIVLQYYGRYVPLTQLRELCGVSRNGSDAANLVLAARSFGLQAKGFQKGLEALEQLKPPAILFWEFNHFLVFEGFRGDAVALNDPALGPRTVSREEFDRSYTGIVLTMEPGPEFQRGGRAPSVWPIVFHRMSSEPMGVAFILIAGLLLILPQLVMPVFAQIYLDEVIGNAMNNWLKPMLWAMALTIGLQVMLQHLQLVGTRSLEKRLTRRFAIGFEHHILGLPERFYSQRYASDIAGRMATNLDIAEFIGGRLIPMLTGLVLLVFYLILTFLYSPWLGLLILTTTGINAVVVQWNLRTQKDASLTLQKDAAKSGAVVVSAMRDIETIKAAAIEHDVFRRFAGYQSRLLNTLQDFQLRNARLRLVPNGLTTLNEVAVLLLGFFLVIRGELTLGMLLAAQTIAFSLKGQIEAAIGFVQQLPGFSAGVLRLEDVLEQPQDPLLNGDQQLKAGSTLMRLSGRIEIKELKYSFTAIQAPLIDGLSLTIHPGMRVALVGGSGSGKSTLAKLLAGLHQPTGGSIQFDGKTLMEHPRSVVVSSLAMVQQEIQLFGCSVRDNLSLWNPAIDDKILVEACREAEVLEVVRGLPEGLDTLLSEGGRNLSGGQRQRLELARALVCNPSILIMDEATSALDAETERKLIANLTRRGCTQVIVAHRLSTIRDADLILVMDEGKVIQQGTHESLLQDPQGAYVQLISEIN from the coding sequence ATGGTACGCACGCCCACGGTGCTGCAGATGGAGAACACCGAATGCGGTGCAGCTTCACTCAGCATTGTTCTTCAGTATTACGGCCGCTATGTGCCTCTCACCCAACTGCGTGAATTGTGCGGCGTGTCACGCAATGGTAGTGATGCTGCCAATCTAGTTCTGGCGGCTCGCAGCTTCGGCCTTCAAGCGAAGGGGTTTCAAAAAGGCCTTGAAGCACTCGAACAGCTGAAGCCTCCGGCGATTCTGTTTTGGGAGTTCAACCACTTCCTGGTCTTCGAGGGTTTTCGAGGCGATGCTGTGGCGCTCAATGACCCTGCTCTGGGTCCCCGCACCGTCAGCCGAGAAGAATTCGACCGCAGCTACACGGGCATTGTGCTGACGATGGAACCTGGTCCGGAGTTTCAACGTGGCGGCCGGGCCCCATCGGTGTGGCCGATTGTGTTCCATCGGATGTCCAGCGAGCCAATGGGGGTGGCGTTCATTCTCATCGCTGGATTGCTGCTCATTCTTCCCCAGTTGGTGATGCCGGTTTTTGCCCAGATCTATCTGGATGAAGTGATTGGCAATGCAATGAACAACTGGCTGAAGCCGATGCTCTGGGCCATGGCTCTCACCATTGGTCTTCAAGTGATGCTGCAACACCTGCAGTTGGTGGGAACCCGCAGCCTCGAGAAGCGCTTGACACGCCGCTTCGCTATCGGCTTCGAGCATCACATTCTTGGACTTCCCGAGCGTTTTTACAGCCAACGCTATGCGTCTGATATTGCCGGACGGATGGCCACCAACCTCGACATCGCCGAGTTCATCGGCGGGCGTCTGATCCCGATGCTTACTGGGTTAGTCCTGCTTGTTTTTTACCTGATCCTTACCTTTCTCTACAGCCCTTGGCTTGGTCTGTTGATTCTCACAACGACTGGCATCAATGCCGTTGTGGTGCAGTGGAATTTGCGGACTCAGAAAGACGCAAGCCTGACTCTGCAAAAGGATGCCGCCAAGAGTGGGGCTGTGGTGGTCAGCGCAATGCGCGATATCGAAACGATTAAAGCTGCTGCGATTGAACACGATGTGTTCCGCCGTTTTGCTGGATACCAAAGCCGCTTGCTCAACACGCTTCAAGACTTCCAGCTGCGCAACGCCCGCCTGCGCCTGGTCCCGAATGGTCTGACCACCTTGAATGAAGTGGCGGTGCTTCTGCTTGGTTTTTTTCTGGTGATCCGGGGCGAGCTCACGCTTGGCATGTTGCTGGCGGCTCAGACGATCGCTTTCAGTCTCAAGGGGCAGATCGAGGCTGCGATTGGCTTTGTGCAGCAATTGCCAGGTTTTTCAGCCGGGGTTCTACGCCTTGAGGATGTGTTGGAACAACCTCAGGACCCTCTTCTCAACGGCGACCAACAGCTGAAAGCTGGATCGACCCTCATGCGGCTCAGCGGCAGGATTGAAATCAAGGAGCTGAAGTACAGCTTCACGGCAATCCAGGCTCCTCTGATCGATGGCTTGTCGCTAACGATCCATCCAGGTATGCGTGTTGCTTTGGTTGGTGGTAGTGGCAGTGGAAAGAGCACGTTGGCCAAGTTGTTGGCAGGCCTTCATCAACCCACCGGTGGGTCGATCCAGTTCGATGGAAAAACCTTGATGGAGCATCCCCGGTCTGTGGTGGTTTCCTCTTTGGCGATGGTGCAGCAGGAGATTCAGCTTTTCGGTTGCAGTGTGCGCGACAACCTCAGCCTCTGGAATCCAGCGATCGATGACAAAATTCTGGTCGAGGCTTGTAGAGAAGCTGAAGTCCTCGAGGTGGTACGCGGATTGCCGGAAGGACTCGACACGCTCCTTAGCGAAGGAGGGCGAAACCTTTCTGGTGGTCAACGTCAAAGGCTGGAGTTGGCTAGAGCTCTGGTGTGTAACCCGAGCATCCTGATCATGGATGAAGCCACATCGGCGCTAGATGCAGAGACTGAACGCAAACTGATCGCCAATCTCACTCGTCGTGGCTGTACGCAGGTGATTGTTGCTCACCGCTTAAGCACGATCCGCGATGCTGATTTGATCTTGGTGATGGACGAAGGCAAGGTGATCCAGCAGGGCACTCATGAGAGTCTGTTGCAGGATCCTCAAGGAGCTTATGTTCAGCTCATCAGTGAAATCAACTGA